Proteins from a single region of Armatimonadota bacterium:
- a CDS encoding inorganic phosphate transporter has translation STLAFQRSVRYAAVVIGCYAAYAMGANNVGNAMAPYVAVGVIGASSGAALGGAAIALGVLTYSHRVIMVVGKQITALDPISALVATTATAITIHLFTQIGIPVSTSQAIVGAVVGVGLTKGVMGVNRRTLMVIPAGWVVSVAGSGAAAWLLLVAYRATQ, from the coding sequence GAAGCACGCTGGCCTTCCAGCGGTCCGTGCGCTACGCCGCGGTCGTCATAGGCTGCTATGCCGCCTATGCCATGGGCGCCAACAACGTCGGCAACGCCATGGCGCCGTACGTGGCCGTCGGCGTGATCGGGGCCTCCTCCGGAGCCGCCCTGGGTGGCGCGGCCATAGCGCTAGGCGTGCTGACCTACAGCCATCGCGTCATCATGGTGGTAGGAAAGCAGATTACGGCGCTGGATCCGATCTCCGCCCTGGTGGCGACCACGGCCACGGCGATCACGATCCACCTGTTCACCCAGATTGGGATCCCCGTGTCCACCTCGCAGGCGATCGTCGGCGCGGTCGTCGGGGTCGGCCTCACCAAGGGGGTCATGGGCGTCAACCGCCGAACCTTGATGGTGATCCCGGCCGGATGGGTGGTCAGCGTCGCCGGCTCGGGCGCCGCGGCCTGGCTTCTTCTGGTGGCCTACCGCGCGACCCAATGA